The sequence GAGTATCGCCCTACCAATGGTTGTGGGAAGCGCTCTGTTCCTGGTGGCAACACAGGGAAGAGCGAAGAAAAATCCAGTGATGAAGGTTCTTTCTGGGATTTTGAGTCTCTATGGTGTGGTTTCCTACCTTGGGGATGTGCTCTCCTATTCTCGTCTTTTTGCTCTGGGATTGTCGAGTTCCATTATTGCCATTCTGGCTCGGACCCTGGGAATGCTTTTTGGTGGTTCACCCTATATCGGATGGCTTATTGGCCTTCTTGTTGCTCTTCTTTTCAATGTATTTAATCTTTTGATGAGCGGTTTGGGAGCTTTTGTTCATTCGGCTCGTTTACAGTACGTGGAGTTTTTCACCAAGTTTTATGAGAATGGCGGTCGGGAATTTAAACCTTTCGGTTACAAAACAAAATACATCAAACTGTCTTGAGGAGGTTTTATCATGCTTGTTGATGGGTTAGTTTTTGCGCTTTTGGGTTCTGCTTTGGCCATAGGATTGGCGGGAATTGGTTCGGCGGTGGGAGTTGGAATTGCTGGAGAAGCTGGCGCTGGGGTGATGACCGAGGATCCTGGCAAGTTTGGTCAGGTGCTTCTCCTTCAAGCCTTGCCCGGGACACAGGGTATTTACGGGTTACTAGCCGGTTTCTGGGTTTTAATTAAACTGGGTTTGTTTGGAGGAACTCCGGTGACGGTCAATGTGGCACAAGGGATGCAAATTATGTTTGCCTGTTTACCGATTGCCATTGTTGGTCTTCTCTCCGGTATTTCCCAGGGTAAGACTGCTGCAGCTTCGATTGGTCTTATTGCCAGACGTCCAGAAGAAACCGGTAAGGCCATCATCCTCCCTGCCATGGTTGAGACGTACGCAGTTCTGTCCTTGCTCGCCACGATTCTTCTTTTGAATTCTGTCAAATTGTAGGGGTGTCATTATGCCCTTGGAAGACATTCTGGAGAAGATCAGCCAGGAGGCCGAAACACACAAGAAAGCGATTTTAGAAAAAGCCTCTAAGGAGGCGAAGTTTCGGTTGCAGAAGATTGAGGAAGAATTGCACAGAGAATCGGTGCGTATTTTGGAACGTCGCCGAAGAGAAATTGAAGCAGAGATTCAGCGTAAGATGGCGGCAATAAAACTTCAGAGTCGCCATGAAATTGGAAAGGTGAAAAACGAAGCAGTAAAACTCTTAAAACAGCGTCTCACCGGACTTTTCCTGGACGAAGTTGAAAAGTCGTACCAAAGATGGTGTGAGAGGATTCTCCTCCATTCCGTCCAGAGTGGTGATGAAGAGGTGTGGATGTTTCCTCAGGAAGGGGAAAGGTTGGGGCAGAAATTCCTGGAAGAGGTGAACAAAAAGACGCGTCATCAACTCCGCTTCGGGGGTATACTTGATGTTCCGAATGAACGGGGTTTCATTTTGAAAAAAGGTGGCATGAGCGTGAGTGTTACTTTTTCTACCATTTTGGATGATTTCCTGAAGAGGAATGAAGGGTTTATTGTGAAAACGCTTTTTCAGGGTGTAAGCCAATGAAGTTACAAATCATTCGACCCCGATTAGAGGAGGATACTGAATTTGCTTATCTGGTGGGGCGAGTGAGGGCTTTGGAAAGCGGAATCTTGAGCCAGAAGGTTTTGGAAAACGTGATCAAGGCCGAAGATTTGGAGCAGGCTTTGCGGATGGTTACCGAGATCCCCTACTGGGGGGTATCGTTCCAGGGTACGTTTCATGATCCTCAGGCTATTGATGAAGCATTAATGAGTCATTTATGGAGTATGGTGGAGGATTTCGATCGATATCGGATTGCTAAACCGTTGACCCGATTCTTTATCCTCGGTTTTGATTTTAATTTCTTGAAACTGGCTATGAAGCATCACCTGGCCAAGAAAACTTTGGAGAAATCGTATCCCACGACTCTGGATGCGAAAAAAGTATTCCGGTTCTTCAGTGGAGAAGGCAAAGAGTTTCTTCCTGACCCTTTTGAAGATGCCATTCGAGAGGCCCTTTCTTCCTTTGAGAGTCACGCCTATAATGTTCAAATTTTGGAATTCGTTCTGGACCGTTTCTATTTGCAAGAAGTATACAAGCTGGCTCTGAGGCATGAGAGTCAGGTCTTAAAGAACTGGTTCCTTGCGTATATTGCTTTTGCATATTTGAAGGCAGCTCTTCGTGCTCGATGTCAGAAAGGAAAGCC is a genomic window of Atribacterota bacterium containing:
- a CDS encoding V-type ATP synthase subunit K; translated protein: MLVDGLVFALLGSALAIGLAGIGSAVGVGIAGEAGAGVMTEDPGKFGQVLLLQALPGTQGIYGLLAGFWVLIKLGLFGGTPVTVNVAQGMQIMFACLPIAIVGLLSGISQGKTAAASIGLIARRPEETGKAIILPAMVETYAVLSLLATILLLNSVKL
- a CDS encoding V-type ATPase subunit, which produces MKLQIIRPRLEEDTEFAYLVGRVRALESGILSQKVLENVIKAEDLEQALRMVTEIPYWGVSFQGTFHDPQAIDEALMSHLWSMVEDFDRYRIAKPLTRFFILGFDFNFLKLAMKHHLAKKTLEKSYPTTLDAKKVFRFFSGEGKEFLPDPFEDAIREALSSFESHAYNVQILEFVLDRFYLQEVYKLALRHESQVLKNWFLAYIAFAYLKAALRARCQKGKPEMVRSMYTLNPLVSQEAFLNLLNASSEKVPEMIADLGFSFILPVESFYDDPYYVAEVEKRMDNYLTRFARSFSSQTFGPEPVFGFFWAKYIDVKNLRILLEGKYFGLPHEVLRSQVRECYYE